Proteins from one Lachnospiraceae bacterium KGMB03038 genomic window:
- a CDS encoding YgiQ family radical SAM protein has product MKQDFLPLCRADMEARGWDRPDFVYVSGDAYVDHPSFGTAIITRLLEARGYRVAVLSQPDWRKTESITEYGRPRLGFLVSAGNMDSMVNHYTVSKKRRQKDAYTPGGAMGKRPDYAAVVYGNLIRQAYKDVPVILGGIEASLRRLAHYDYWSDRLKRSVLLDSGADLISYGMGEHSIPEIAEALDAGLDVKDITFVPGTVYRTKSLDGVYDAQILPSYEDLQADKLNYAKSFYTQYKNTDPFTGKRLVEPYGEHLYVVQNPPAKPLTTQEMDDVYSYPYMRTYHPSYEPLGGVPAVSEVKFSLISNRGCFGGCSFCALTFHQGRIIQTRSHASLLEEAEGFAKDPDFKGYIHDVGGPTADFRHPSCKKQMEHGVCPDRQCLFPKPCPNLKADHRDYVSLLRKLRKLPHVKKVFIRSGIRFDYVLADPEDTFLKELCQYHVSGQLKVAPEHVSDRVLTRMGKPENRVYQEFVRRYRKMNQRLGKDQYLVPYLMSSHPGSTLKEAVELAEYLRDLGYMPEQVQDFYPTPSTLSTCMYYTGVDPRDMKPVYVPKNPHEKAMQRALIQYRDPKNYELVREALEKAGRTDLIGYGKGCLIRPKGKEPIQGKEAFLQSRKDRKPNRKKKTIRNIHKKKAGR; this is encoded by the coding sequence ATGAAACAGGACTTTTTGCCTCTGTGCAGGGCTGATATGGAAGCGCGGGGATGGGACCGGCCGGATTTTGTCTATGTAAGCGGGGATGCCTATGTGGATCATCCTTCCTTTGGGACGGCCATCATTACCCGGCTTTTGGAAGCCAGGGGCTACCGGGTGGCGGTCCTTTCCCAGCCGGACTGGCGGAAAACAGAGAGCATCACGGAATATGGAAGGCCCCGGCTTGGATTCCTGGTGTCTGCCGGAAATATGGATTCTATGGTCAATCACTATACCGTGTCCAAAAAGCGGCGGCAAAAGGATGCCTACACGCCGGGAGGGGCTATGGGAAAACGGCCGGATTACGCGGCGGTGGTCTATGGGAACCTGATCCGTCAGGCTTATAAGGACGTGCCGGTGATCCTGGGCGGGATCGAGGCCAGCCTGCGGCGTCTGGCCCACTATGATTACTGGTCAGACCGGCTGAAACGGTCCGTGCTCTTAGATTCCGGGGCGGATCTGATATCCTATGGAATGGGAGAACATTCGATCCCCGAGATCGCGGAGGCGCTGGATGCGGGACTGGATGTGAAGGACATTACGTTTGTGCCGGGAACCGTATACCGGACCAAAAGTCTGGACGGAGTCTACGATGCCCAGATTCTCCCTTCTTATGAGGATCTGCAGGCGGACAAATTAAACTATGCAAAAAGTTTTTATACCCAGTACAAAAATACTGATCCATTTACCGGGAAACGTCTGGTGGAGCCATATGGAGAACATCTCTATGTGGTGCAGAATCCCCCGGCCAAACCTTTGACGACTCAGGAGATGGATGATGTTTACAGCTATCCCTATATGCGGACTTACCATCCTTCTTATGAACCGCTGGGCGGCGTTCCGGCTGTCTCGGAAGTAAAATTCAGTTTGATCAGCAACCGGGGATGTTTTGGGGGATGCAGCTTCTGTGCCCTGACCTTCCATCAGGGAAGGATCATCCAGACCAGAAGCCATGCTTCTTTGCTGGAAGAGGCGGAAGGATTTGCCAAGGACCCGGATTTTAAAGGATATATCCATGACGTGGGAGGGCCGACCGCCGATTTCAGGCATCCTTCTTGCAAGAAGCAGATGGAACATGGGGTCTGCCCGGACCGGCAGTGTCTGTTCCCGAAGCCCTGCCCGAATTTAAAGGCGGATCACAGGGACTATGTTTCCCTTCTGCGGAAGCTTCGAAAACTTCCCCATGTAAAGAAAGTATTTATACGTTCCGGCATCCGGTTTGACTATGTATTGGCTGACCCGGAAGATACCTTTCTCAAAGAACTGTGCCAATATCATGTCAGCGGCCAGTTGAAAGTCGCCCCGGAACATGTGTCGGATCGGGTGCTCACCCGGATGGGGAAACCGGAGAACCGGGTGTATCAGGAGTTTGTGCGGCGTTACCGCAAGATGAATCAAAGGCTGGGCAAGGATCAGTATCTGGTGCCTTATCTGATGTCCTCCCATCCCGGATCCACCCTGAAAGAAGCGGTAGAACTGGCGGAATACTTAAGAGATCTAGGGTATATGCCGGAGCAGGTGCAGGATTTTTATCCTACGCCGTCCACCCTTTCCACCTGTATGTATTATACAGGGGTAGATCCCAGGGACATGAAACCGGTCTATGTACCAAAGAATCCTCATGAAAAAGCCATGCAGAGGGCGCTGATCCAGTATCGGGACCCGAAGAATTATGAGCTGGTCCGGGAAGCCCTTGAGAAGGCAGGACGGACCGATCTGATCGGATATGGGAAAGGCTGTCTGATCCGGCCCAAAGGGAAGGAACCTATTCAGGGGAAGGAGGCCTTCTTGCAGAGCCGGAAAGACAGGAAGCCAAATAGGAAGAAAAAGACCATCCGAAATATCCATAAGAAGAAAGCGGGGAGATGA